The window TTTGCCCGCACGGTTTGCATTCGACGGTAATCACGGTCCCTTGAAATCTCTAAGCGTTAGCAGGCCGGGCATATGTCTATTTTCTCATCTACGATATTTTTCGTCACATTCAGCATCGAATTGAATCTGCTTGATGAATCGATTGAGCAACAGGCGTCTCGTGATGCCGGCTGCAGTCCACCCGATTCTTGCCCGTTGACTCATCGCCGTTTAAAGAACAAAAACAGAACATATCAGCTTTTTTTGGCTATGCAAATGCACTCTTGACGTTGGAAACCGATGCCAATCACTGCCGCCAACCCTGTCATTTCCGAGCTTCAGGACCGCATCCGGCGCCTTGAAGGCGGAGCTGCGCGCAAAGGCGAGGTGCTGTCGTTCGGAATTGCCGAGATCGACGCAAAGCTACCCGGTGGTGGGTTGGCCCGCGGCGCCTTGCATGAAGTGGCTGGTGGTGGCGCCGATGCGGTGCATGGCGCGGCGGCCGCTCTGTTTGTCGCGGGCATCGTCGCGCGAACCAAGGGCGACATTCTCTGGTGCCTGACGCGACCCGACCTGTTTGCCCCTGCCTTATTAGCTCAGGCGGGGCTCCACCATGATCGAGTGATCTATGTCGAGGCCGACCGGGAAGAGGACGTGCTCACGAATTTCGAAGAAGGCCTGCGTTTTGGCGGGCTTGGCGCCGTCGTTGCCGAACTCGTACGCCTGCCCATGACCGCCTCGCGGCGCCTGCAGCTGGCGGCGGAGGCTTCGGGAACGATCGGCATTGCGCTTCGACGATGGCGCCGCCCGACGGAGGCCGCCGATTTCGGGCAGCCGACGGCCGCCACGACGCGATGGCGCATCAGCCTCCTGCCTTCCGAGCCGCTTCCCGTGCCGGGCATCGGGCGGGC of the Rhizobium leguminosarum genome contains:
- a CDS encoding ImuA family protein, translating into MPITAANPVISELQDRIRRLEGGAARKGEVLSFGIAEIDAKLPGGGLARGALHEVAGGGADAVHGAAAALFVAGIVARTKGDILWCLTRPDLFAPALLAQAGLHHDRVIYVEADREEDVLTNFEEGLRFGGLGAVVAELVRLPMTASRRLQLAAEASGTIGIALRRWRRPTEAADFGQPTAATTRWRISLLPSEPLPVPGIGRARWLAELIRARAGEAAEFEIGACDATGRISLSPHARDGQDQARRARNLA